A section of the Peptoanaerobacter stomatis genome encodes:
- a CDS encoding phosphodiester glycosidase family protein: protein MKKKLILLSLTLSLIGGASISNAQIMDQTVYTIPLSSSINLKKVVENYGYGTNEFNIIEADLNDPNNSMDILFNTQGLFKTISIKQVVDSTPNIVAAANTDFFLLQTPTSSIGAMVKNHKVLSSPAESSGKYASMVITDNNKVTFEYLNPNIIIKNITTNKDYTAPTMNKVISNSYRGITVRTSDYAYTTFGKNTSNPNRVEVIVGSDNIVKEIREGKDAVQIPYGGFAIMSFNVDGSELKNNYHVGDQLELTLDILQNRPDIKTIIGGGSVLIKNGQKTPITSSIPGKAQRTAIGITKNNKLIVFTNDGRTQSTLGLDEKDVQNYFYSIGIVDAMIFDGGGSTELYADGKAQNYLYSERKVINAIAIKNEKQTGNVAKVNIVPLKEIIYTGDNVEVIASAQDNNGSKITKYNTPSFTLTTSGFNSQIKDRAITPTTSGKGTINATVQGVTGISEVEVLDSHSNDDKYKQNTSEIKKFNVYSNMDDGNDLISQVIKSKMLINSEDAVNNLVIGNNDVYFTSNLRGNSQNINSSVPNKIFENTQVVFLNNTVGLYKNESQLNNLKTALNSEYKNIIIAMQGQSKLFNSFEQNMFDKLVESVAKQKNIYVIYKSNTNDAYKRGNVSYISIVDLKNQNYNDLKNVKYLQMYEDINGNLIYNYKSMFN from the coding sequence ATGAAAAAGAAATTAATATTGCTCAGCCTTACATTATCATTAATTGGCGGGGCAAGTATATCAAATGCTCAAATCATGGATCAGACAGTGTACACAATACCGTTATCGTCATCTATAAATCTTAAAAAGGTTGTAGAAAATTATGGGTATGGAACAAATGAGTTTAATATTATAGAGGCTGACTTAAACGATCCTAACAACAGTATGGATATATTGTTCAACACTCAAGGTCTGTTTAAAACAATAAGCATAAAACAAGTTGTAGACAGTACACCTAATATTGTAGCTGCAGCAAATACGGATTTTTTCCTGCTGCAGACACCTACTTCATCAATAGGAGCTATGGTAAAAAATCACAAAGTTTTATCTTCTCCTGCTGAAAGCAGTGGGAAATATGCAAGTATGGTTATAACAGACAACAATAAAGTTACATTTGAATATCTGAATCCGAATATTATTATAAAAAATATAACTACTAACAAAGATTATACAGCACCTACAATGAATAAAGTTATAAGTAATTCTTATAGAGGAATAACAGTACGTACATCAGACTATGCTTATACAACATTTGGAAAAAACACTTCAAACCCTAACAGAGTTGAGGTTATAGTCGGAAGTGATAATATTGTAAAGGAAATCAGGGAAGGTAAAGATGCTGTTCAAATTCCATATGGAGGCTTCGCTATAATGTCATTCAATGTTGACGGAAGCGAGCTGAAAAATAATTATCATGTAGGAGACCAACTGGAATTAACTTTGGATATATTGCAAAACAGACCTGATATAAAGACAATCATAGGTGGAGGAAGTGTACTTATAAAAAATGGACAAAAGACACCCATAACATCATCAATTCCCGGGAAAGCGCAAAGAACAGCCATAGGTATAACAAAAAATAATAAACTCATAGTTTTTACAAATGATGGAAGAACACAATCTACTCTAGGCTTGGACGAAAAAGATGTTCAAAATTATTTTTATTCAATAGGCATAGTAGATGCTATGATATTTGACGGTGGAGGTTCTACCGAGTTATATGCGGATGGAAAAGCACAAAATTATCTTTATAGCGAAAGAAAGGTAATAAATGCAATTGCAATAAAAAATGAAAAACAGACAGGAAATGTTGCAAAAGTGAATATAGTACCTTTAAAAGAAATAATTTATACAGGAGATAATGTAGAAGTAATAGCATCTGCACAGGACAATAACGGCTCAAAAATTACAAAGTATAATACACCATCTTTTACTCTTACTACAAGCGGATTCAACAGCCAAATAAAAGATAGAGCCATAACTCCTACAACTTCCGGAAAAGGTACTATAAATGCTACAGTGCAAGGAGTTACAGGAATATCTGAAGTGGAGGTTTTAGATTCACACTCTAATGATGATAAATATAAGCAAAATACTTCTGAAATAAAAAAATTCAATGTATATTCAAATATGGATGACGGAAATGATTTAATATCACAAGTTATAAAATCAAAAATGTTAATAAATTCTGAAGATGCCGTAAACAATTTGGTTATAGGTAATAATGATGTGTATTTTACAAGTAATTTAAGAGGGAATTCACAAAATATAAATTCCTCTGTTCCAAATAAGATATTTGAAAATACACAGGTGGTATTCCTTAACAATACTGTAGGACTTTATAAAAATGAAAGTCAACTGAATAATTTAAAAACAGCATTAAATTCAGAATATAAAAATATAATAATAGCTATGCAAGGTCAAAGCAAGCTTTTCAATTCTTTTGAACAAAATATGTTTGATAAATTAGTTGAGAGCGTTGCAAAACAAAAAAATATTTATGTTATATATAAATCAAATACAAATGATGCTTATAAAAGAGGAAATGTGAGCTATATTTCAATTGTAGATTTGAAAAATCAAAACTACAATGACCTTAAAAATGTAAAATATCTTCAGATGTATGAGGATATAAATGGAAATCTTATATATAACTACAAATCTATGTTTAATTAA
- the metK gene encoding methionine adenosyltransferase — MRRLFTSESVTEGHPDKMCDQISDAILDEMLRQDKYSRVACETLTTTGLIAVVGEITTKAYVDIQKIVRQTVREIGYDRAKYGFDCDTCAVINAIDEQSADIAMGVNDSLEDKEGRGRAKDDEEKLGAGDQGIMFGYACNETKELMPLPISLAHKLAIRLSEIRKQKVLNYLRPDGKTQVTVEYDENGNPARVDTIVISTQHDENVTREQIQKDLIEHVVKPIVDAKLIDDNTKYLINPTGRFVIGGPHGDSGLTGRKIIVDTYGGYSRHGGGAFSGKDPTKVDRSAAYAARWIAKNVVAAKLAEKCEIQLAYAIGVAEPVSILVDTFGTATVPEEKISEAISKTFDLRPGAIIKELDLRRPIYRKTAAYGHFGREDKEFTWEQTNKVEQLKQNL, encoded by the coding sequence ATGAGAAGATTATTTACTTCTGAATCAGTGACTGAAGGGCATCCGGATAAGATGTGCGACCAAATTTCAGATGCCATACTTGACGAAATGTTAAGACAAGACAAGTATTCGAGAGTAGCTTGTGAAACACTTACAACTACAGGACTAATAGCAGTTGTTGGTGAAATAACTACAAAAGCATATGTTGACATACAAAAAATAGTTAGACAGACAGTTAGAGAAATAGGATATGACAGAGCAAAATACGGATTTGATTGTGACACTTGTGCGGTAATAAATGCAATAGATGAGCAGTCAGCAGATATAGCTATGGGTGTAAATGATTCACTTGAAGACAAAGAAGGTAGAGGTAGAGCCAAAGACGATGAAGAAAAACTTGGAGCAGGTGATCAAGGTATAATGTTCGGTTATGCTTGTAATGAAACAAAAGAGCTTATGCCGTTACCTATATCACTTGCACATAAGTTGGCAATAAGATTGTCAGAGATTAGAAAACAAAAAGTGCTTAATTACCTAAGACCTGACGGAAAAACTCAAGTAACTGTTGAATATGATGAAAATGGAAATCCGGCAAGAGTTGATACAATAGTTATATCCACACAACACGATGAAAATGTAACAAGAGAACAAATACAAAAAGATTTAATTGAGCACGTTGTAAAACCTATTGTAGATGCAAAATTAATAGATGACAACACAAAATATCTTATAAATCCTACAGGCAGATTTGTAATAGGAGGACCTCATGGAGATTCAGGACTTACAGGAAGAAAGATAATAGTAGACACTTATGGCGGATATTCAAGACATGGCGGTGGAGCATTTTCAGGAAAAGATCCTACAAAGGTAGACCGTTCAGCAGCGTATGCGGCAAGATGGATAGCAAAAAATGTAGTAGCCGCAAAACTTGCAGAAAAATGTGAAATACAGTTGGCTTATGCTATAGGTGTTGCAGAACCAGTGTCAATATTGGTAGATACTTTTGGAACAGCAACAGTGCCTGAAGAAAAAATCAGTGAAGCGATATCAAAAACATTTGATTTGAGACCTGGAGCAATAATAAAAGAACTTGATTTAAGACGCCCTATATATAGAAAGACAGCAGCATATGGACATTTCGGAAGAGAAGACAAAGAATTTACTTGGGAACAAACAAATAAAGTAGAGCAATTAAAACAAAATCTATAA
- a CDS encoding ABC transporter ATP-binding protein, producing the protein MNNNINQNPDAEKEDIKRLASYTLLFKSNFLKGLLFLLLAVVFELLAPFAVRKIFDEELKKAVIDKNSILYWIGLYLFVNITAMIFQYMSDIQLKIMAMRIVQKMRVQIYSNIQRIGISFFDNMPAGSIVSKVTNDTLAVQGLYVKVLGEIFKSTVYVISIYIILFTIQTQFALLATFLLPLVAFIIYIYNKKARVYNNVIRSKVSELNGAINETVQGISVIQAFNNQEQIQKDFDKTNEERVNQRTKLLVLNSATSYNIISTLRNIVFVVMIYYFGNKVIKYNAVTSVGLLYVYVDYISILFHHIHQIVQQMNEMSKSTVASSHVFEMIDKEGKDISDEKIEKISGTVEFKDVSFYYKKDEYVLKNINISAEKGQTIALVGHTGSGKSSIMNLLLKFYQPQQGKILIDGMDLQTLQDQTIRDHMGIVLQEPYLFTGTILSNITLNKENISRQDAQKALEMVGGDLVLGNLKDGIDEKVVERGATLSSGQRQLISFARALAQNPTILILDEATSSVDSETEKIIQSAMDVLMKGRTTFIIAHRLSTIKNADKIYLLEKGRIIEQGTHSELLDKKGKYFDMYKTQSNL; encoded by the coding sequence ATGAATAACAATATAAATCAAAATCCTGATGCTGAAAAAGAAGATATAAAGAGATTGGCAAGTTATACGCTTTTATTCAAATCTAATTTTTTAAAAGGACTTTTATTTTTACTTTTGGCAGTAGTTTTTGAATTATTAGCACCTTTTGCAGTAAGAAAAATATTTGATGAAGAGCTTAAAAAAGCAGTTATAGATAAAAATTCAATACTCTATTGGATAGGGTTATATTTGTTTGTAAATATAACAGCTATGATATTTCAGTATATGAGCGACATACAATTAAAGATAATGGCTATGAGAATAGTACAAAAAATGCGTGTGCAAATATATAGTAATATTCAGAGAATAGGGATATCATTTTTTGATAATATGCCGGCAGGAAGCATAGTGTCTAAAGTTACAAACGATACATTAGCAGTGCAAGGACTATATGTAAAAGTATTAGGAGAAATATTTAAAAGTACAGTTTATGTTATAAGCATATATATAATATTGTTTACAATACAGACTCAATTTGCACTTCTTGCAACGTTTCTATTGCCATTGGTAGCTTTTATAATCTATATTTACAACAAAAAGGCAAGAGTTTACAACAATGTAATAAGGTCAAAGGTCAGTGAATTAAACGGAGCAATAAACGAAACTGTACAAGGAATAAGTGTGATACAAGCATTTAATAATCAAGAACAGATACAAAAGGATTTTGACAAGACGAATGAAGAAAGAGTTAATCAGCGTACAAAACTTCTGGTGTTAAATTCGGCAACCTCATATAATATAATAAGTACACTTAGAAATATTGTATTTGTAGTTATGATTTATTATTTCGGAAATAAAGTTATAAAATATAATGCTGTAACATCTGTAGGACTATTATATGTGTATGTAGATTATATAAGTATATTGTTTCACCATATACATCAGATAGTACAGCAAATGAACGAAATGTCAAAATCAACAGTTGCATCATCCCATGTTTTTGAAATGATAGATAAAGAGGGAAAAGACATCAGCGACGAAAAAATTGAGAAAATTAGCGGTACAGTAGAATTTAAAGATGTAAGTTTTTATTATAAAAAAGATGAATATGTTTTGAAAAATATAAATATAAGTGCAGAAAAAGGACAAACTATTGCACTGGTAGGACATACGGGTTCAGGAAAAAGCTCTATTATGAATTTACTGCTGAAATTTTATCAGCCACAACAAGGGAAAATATTGATTGACGGTATGGATCTACAGACTTTGCAAGATCAAACCATAAGAGATCATATGGGTATAGTATTGCAAGAGCCATATTTATTTACAGGTACAATCTTGAGCAATATAACACTTAATAAAGAGAATATAAGCAGACAAGATGCTCAAAAAGCACTTGAAATGGTTGGTGGAGATTTAGTTTTAGGAAATTTGAAAGACGGTATAGATGAAAAAGTTGTAGAAAGAGGCGCAACCCTATCTTCCGGTCAAAGGCAGCTTATTTCATTTGCAAGAGCTTTAGCGCAAAATCCTACAATACTTATACTTGATGAAGCAACAAGCTCAGTAGATTCTGAAACGGAGAAGATAATACAATCCGCTATGGATGTGTTGATGAAAGGACGAACAACGTTTATAATAGCGCACAGATTATCTACAATAAAAAATGCTGATAAAATATATCTTCTTGAAAAAGGAAGAATAATAGAGCAGGGAACACATAGTGAATTATTAGACAAAAAAGGAAAATATTTCGATATGTATAAAACACAAAGCAATTTATAA
- a CDS encoding ABC transporter ATP-binding protein, whose protein sequence is MFKQLKKLKWFLKERARHYIIGILVLQLTNLIVILPPIIIGRAVDSISDGSITGTELFTDISYLAAILTAEYIFGYIWAYEIFLNAIIIDLRLRAMMMKKILMMPRTFFEKFSSGDLMSRATSDIDTISEMLGYGVLAISDGIGYLLAIILAMGFTVSWKLTIVSILPLPILTMLTSYVGEYIHKLYMAQQEAFSKMSDEVLENVNGIRVIRSYVLEKQSIENFENTTEDVFNKSLKTELVASTFWPATKIFTSISYAIAIGYGVNLILAGEITIGALISFNVYLGYLIWPMYAIGDFINTAQRGTTSIERIYEVLEEDDDVENKKITRNIDGFDNIKFSDYTFRYPNSKNVNLRGIDLEITRGKTIGIVGRTGSGKSTLIKQLLKEYPVGDGNISIDDLSISEVQKSSLMNEIGYVSQDNILFSKTIRENILMGKKSASEEELFEVIRISDLLRDIDLFANKMDTLVGERGVAISGGQKQRISIARAVIKDPYLLIMDDSLSAVDSRTEAKIIENIRKNRKNKTTIIVTHRLSAVSHADEIIVLDDGMIIERGTHEELISKDGWYNRQYHIQQMEEGEDE, encoded by the coding sequence ATGTTTAAGCAATTAAAAAAATTGAAGTGGTTTTTAAAAGAAAGAGCACGACATTATATAATAGGTATTTTGGTTTTGCAACTTACAAACCTTATAGTTATACTTCCTCCTATAATAATAGGTAGGGCTGTAGACAGCATATCTGACGGGAGTATCACAGGAACAGAGCTTTTTACGGATATTTCATATCTTGCAGCTATTTTGACAGCAGAATATATATTTGGTTATATATGGGCATATGAAATCTTTTTAAATGCAATTATAATTGATCTTAGACTTCGTGCTATGATGATGAAAAAAATATTGATGATGCCGAGAACATTTTTTGAAAAGTTTTCATCAGGAGATTTGATGTCAAGAGCTACAAGTGATATAGATACAATAAGTGAAATGCTCGGCTATGGGGTTCTTGCAATCAGTGATGGGATAGGATATCTGCTCGCTATTATACTTGCGATGGGTTTTACGGTTTCATGGAAATTGACTATAGTAAGCATATTGCCTCTACCGATACTCACAATGCTTACAAGCTATGTAGGAGAATATATACATAAATTATATATGGCTCAGCAGGAAGCTTTTAGTAAAATGAGCGATGAGGTGTTGGAAAATGTTAACGGTATTCGTGTAATACGCTCATATGTACTTGAAAAGCAGAGTATTGAAAATTTTGAAAATACAACAGAAGATGTATTTAATAAATCATTAAAGACAGAGCTTGTTGCATCTACTTTTTGGCCTGCTACCAAAATATTTACATCAATAAGTTATGCGATAGCAATAGGTTATGGGGTTAATCTAATATTGGCAGGTGAAATTACAATAGGTGCACTTATTTCGTTTAATGTATATTTAGGATATTTAATATGGCCTATGTATGCCATAGGTGATTTTATAAATACAGCACAAAGAGGTACGACATCAATAGAAAGAATTTATGAAGTGCTTGAAGAAGATGATGACGTAGAAAATAAAAAAATTACAAGAAATATAGATGGGTTTGACAATATAAAATTCAGTGATTATACATTTAGATATCCTAACTCAAAAAATGTAAATTTGCGAGGCATAGATCTTGAAATAACAAGAGGTAAAACAATCGGAATAGTAGGAAGAACGGGAAGCGGAAAGTCTACATTAATAAAACAATTATTAAAAGAGTATCCTGTAGGTGATGGAAATATATCTATAGATGATTTGAGTATAAGTGAAGTTCAAAAAAGCAGTTTGATGAATGAAATAGGCTATGTATCTCAGGACAATATACTATTTTCTAAAACTATAAGAGAAAATATTTTGATGGGAAAAAAGAGTGCAAGCGAAGAGGAATTATTTGAAGTTATAAGAATATCAGATTTGCTGAGAGATATAGATTTATTTGCAAATAAAATGGATACATTGGTAGGAGAAAGAGGTGTAGCTATATCTGGAGGGCAAAAACAAAGGATATCTATAGCCAGAGCTGTTATAAAAGACCCTTACCTGTTGATAATGGATGATTCTTTGTCGGCAGTAGATTCCAGAACAGAGGCTAAAATAATAGAAAACATCAGAAAAAATCGTAAGAATAAAACAACTATAATAGTAACACACAGATTATCAGCAGTATCACATGCAGATGAAATAATCGTGCTTGATGACGGTATGATTATTGAACGTGGAACACATGAGGAATTAATTTCAAAAGACGGCTGGTATAATAGACAGTATCATATTCAGCAAATGGAGGAGGGAGAAGATGAATAA
- a CDS encoding diguanylate cyclase domain-containing protein, whose amino-acid sequence MDFSKLVEELWKKFFSKVDEKTKGDIIKWFSPKCVIIGTGAHEFYTGLDNFLCAFANEMTERNDIEFNLKNIWCEQMQFDSKTCLVYGKIYVLGESKDKSVLINMDGRFTLIFHMVEGHWEIIHIHYSIPNQEQGDGEYYPKTLLKKVQELQSINDEMRALAQKDGLTGLDNFRTFSNQWEHRSKYGWFFVLDLDHFKQINDTYGHLVGNEVLLYMGKVFRSVIRENDLLCRMGGDEFLIFCSEMKNKSDATEFAQRLINEVRKAGESNLYWTTVSVGAAEVTSGMSIDEALENADKSLYVVKKTKRGGFFAI is encoded by the coding sequence GTGGATTTTTCTAAACTTGTAGAGGAACTTTGGAAAAAATTTTTTTCTAAAGTAGATGAAAAAACAAAAGGAGATATAATTAAATGGTTCTCCCCTAAGTGTGTTATTATAGGCACAGGAGCTCATGAGTTTTATACAGGATTAGATAATTTTTTGTGCGCTTTTGCTAATGAAATGACCGAGAGAAATGATATAGAGTTTAATTTAAAAAATATTTGGTGTGAGCAAATGCAATTTGACTCTAAAACCTGTCTGGTATATGGAAAAATATATGTTTTGGGAGAAAGTAAAGACAAGTCTGTACTCATTAACATGGATGGTCGCTTTACTTTAATATTTCACATGGTTGAAGGACATTGGGAAATTATTCATATCCATTATTCCATTCCTAATCAAGAACAAGGCGATGGAGAGTATTATCCTAAAACTCTTTTAAAAAAGGTTCAAGAATTACAAAGTATTAATGATGAAATGAGAGCGTTGGCACAAAAAGATGGCTTGACAGGTCTTGATAATTTTCGAACATTCAGTAATCAATGGGAGCATAGAAGTAAATATGGTTGGTTTTTTGTGTTGGATTTAGATCATTTTAAACAAATTAATGATACTTACGGACACTTAGTAGGTAATGAAGTTCTATTATATATGGGTAAGGTATTTCGATCTGTAATACGTGAAAATGATTTGCTTTGCAGAATGGGCGGAGATGAATTTTTAATTTTTTGTAGTGAAATGAAAAATAAATCAGATGCGACAGAATTTGCTCAAAGACTTATAAACGAAGTTAGAAAAGCAGGAGAATCAAATTTGTATTGGACAACAGTGTCAGTCGGTGCGGCAGAGGTAACATCCGGTATGTCTATTGATGAAGCCTTAGAAAATGCCGATAAATCTCTTTATGTTGTTAAAAAAACAAAACGAGGCGGTTTCTTTGCTATATAA